A region from the Triticum urartu cultivar G1812 chromosome 1, Tu2.1, whole genome shotgun sequence genome encodes:
- the LOC125518660 gene encoding uncharacterized protein LOC125518660 has protein sequence MAATCECYAQHMRDDIAENLYHLPYVMPRRIAVIGDEVYFTLRSAHKIVKYNLPNNCLSMINPPPHTRSPIALMVMEDSSLGFACTESSTLYLWSRKVNSEAAAEWVKCRSIELETIVPVVDPDYQPFVVGSAEGVGVIFINTDAGLFTLELKSGRVRKVDEPAHYFSVLPYMSFYTPDRGILLALSKTH, from the exons ATGGCTGCGACCTGCGAGTGCTACGCCCAGCACATGCGAGACGACATTGCAGAAAACCTCTACCACCTGCCCTATGTCATGCCCCGGCGAATAGCTGTCATTGGAGATGAAGTCTACTTCACACTTCGGTCCGCTCACAAAATCGTCAAGTACAACCTGCCAAACAACTGCCTATCCATGATTAACCCGCCGCCACACACTAGGAGCCCAATTGCTCTCATGGTGATGGAGGACAGTTCGCTGGGGTTTGCCTGCACTGAGAGTTCTACTCTTTATCTGTGGTCAAGGAAGGTGAATTCAGAAGCAGCTGCTGAATGGGTAAAATGCAGGAGCATCGAGCTGGAGACAATTGTGCCCGTCGTGGATCCAGATTACCAACCATTTGTGGTTGGTTCCGCAGAGGGTGTGGGtgtcatcttcatcaacacagatgCTGGCTTATTCACTCTAGAGCTCAAGTCAGGGCGAGTCAGGAAGGTTGACGAGCCCGCACACTACTTTAGCGTCCTGCCCTACATGAGCTTCTACACTCCAG ATCGTGGCATATTGTTGGCGCTATCGAAGACCCACTGA
- the LOC125518653 gene encoding DNA topoisomerase 2-like, with amino-acid sequence MAPAAKKPPLKSSSSHNSAAGDAAGGKTIEETYQKKTQLEHILLRPDTYVGSVQKHTQPLWVYEGGAMVHRPVAYVPGLYKIFDEILVNAADNKQRDPSMDSLKVDIDVGGCCISIYNNGDGVPVEIHQEEGVYVPELIFGHLLTSSNYDDNERKTTGGRNGYGAKLANIFSTEFVIETADGRRQKRYRQVFSDNMGKKSEPEIKKCKQSENWTKVTFKPDLAKFNMTELEADVVALMMKRVVDMAGTLGKTVKVELNGERVGVKGFSDYVQLYIDSASKEGIELPRIYQKVNDRWEVCVSLSEGQFQQVSFVNGIATIRGGTHVDYVANQIASHVMGVVNKKNKQANMKLHTVKGYLWVFVNALIDNPAFDSQTKETLTTRQASFGSTCELSEEFLKKVSGSGVVSNLLSWAEFKLNKELKKTDGTKKTSIVGIPKLEDANDAGGKNSDKCTLILTEGDSAKALAMAGIGVVGRDHYGVFPLRGKLLNVREASHKQLMENAEIQNIKKILGLQHEKKYDSTKGLRYGHLMIMTDQDHDGSHIKGLLINFIHKEWPSLLKVPSFLVEFITPIIKATKGKAVKAFYSMPDYEAWKESLGGNASSWTIKYYKGLGTSTAQEGRDYFEDITHHKKDFVWADDKEDGEAIELAFSKKKIAERKDWLTNYQPGTCLDQREKRIKYSDFINKELILFSMADLERSIPSMVDGFKPGQRKILFCSFKKNLVKESKVAQFIGYVSEHSAYHHGEQSLASTIIGMAQDFVGSNNINLLEPRGQFGTRNAGGKDAASARYIFTRLQPITRLIFPKDDDVLLNYLNEDGQSIEPSWYMPIIPMVLVNGSEGIGTGWSTYVPNYNPRDIIANLKRLLNNETIVPMVPWYRGFKGSLKETSSKATGVTYTITGVIEEVADTRLKITELPVRRWTTDYKEFLESMCPIPIKEKEKSKDKNKDKKKEKDKDKEKEKEKSKEPPLLEEIRSQCDHADVDFELILTEQNMNIAKQEGLEKKFKLTTTIGTTNMHLFDSNGKIRKYDTPEDVLKEFFDLRLDFYVRRKKVMLENMGIELLKYKNKVRFILAVISGDIIVNNRKRAELFLELKQKKYDPFPKKKPTAEPVAVGSTEVDEENDEGPVEAAASDYEYLLAMSIGTLTMEKVKELIAQQDKVEEDLNILSNTEPNTLWLGDLDALEKELDVLDAKLEAEQNDRSRKRAKNAKESNAAPKRQPKKAAAKSQKANLAGSDDEDFEPPNPKPAAQKKKPAPKKASAPVKDEEDDEVAHLKDRLAAYNLDDSSPEPSAMETEEQQKAKKGRNGPSKRGAAKKAMSSLAESDDEDMAEPHHESEGGESSMELEKKTKGRKPAAEKPKATTIRKRAPAQSKVMKQKVMEEILKPTDDSNLSAPSPEKKVRRIRSSPFNKKSGSLLQRAASASTGAEDAEAPPSGSSAEPVAPRRTVRERKVTVVYADSGSEDDESEDEDASEPSESDYSGED; translated from the exons ATGGCGCCCGCCGCGAAGAAGCCCCCGCTCAAGTCCAGCTCCTCGCACAACTCCGCCGCGGGGGACGCCGCCGGGGGGAAGACCATCGAGGAGACCTACCAGAAGAAGACGCAGCTGGAGCACATCCTGCTGCGCCCGGACACCTACGTCGGCTCGGTGCAGAAGCACACGCAGCCGCTCTGGGTCTACGAGGGCGGCGCCATGGTGCACCGCCCCGTCGCCTACGTCCCCGGCCTCTACAAGATCTTCGACGAGATCCTCGTCAACGCTGCGGACAACAAGCAGCGCGACCCCTCCATGGACTCCCTCAAGGTCGACATCGACGTCGGCGGCTGCTGCATCTCCATCTACAACAACGGGGACGGCGTGCCCGTCGAGATCCACCAGGAGGAGGGCGTCTACGTGCCCGAGCTCATCTTCGGCCACCTCCTCACCAGCAGCAACTACGACGACAACGAGCGCAAGACCACCGGCGGCAGGAACGGCTACGGCGCCAAGCTCGCCAACATCTTCTCCACCGAGTTCGTCATCGAGACCGCCGATGGGCGCCGGCAGAAGAGGTACCGTCAG GTTTTCTCTGATAACATGGGGAAGAAGTCGGAGCCTGAGATTAAGAAGTGCAAGCAGTCAGAGAACTGGACCAAAGTTACCTTCAAGCCTGACCTTGCAAAGTTCAACATGACCGAGCTCGAAGCTGATGTGGTGGCACTCATGATGAAGCGAGTAGTTGATATGGCAGGCACCCTTGGCAAAACGGTGAAGGTTGAGTTGAACGGCGAGAGGGTGGGAGTAAAAGGATTCTCAGATTATGTGCAACTGTATATCGACTCTGCTTCCAAAGAAGGCATCGAGCTACCAAG AATTTACCAGAAGGTAAATGATCGTTGGGAGGTGTGTGTGAGTCTAAGTGAAGGCCAGTTCCAGCAG GTCAGTTTTGTAAACGGAATTGCAACCATAAGAGGTGGAACTCACGTTGACTACGTCGCGAACCAAATTGCCAGCCATGTGATGGGCGTTGTGAACAAGAAGAACAAGCAGGCTAACATGAAGTTGCATACAGTGAAGGGCTACCTATGGGTATTTGTTAATGCGCTCATTGACAACCCTGCATTTGATTCACAGACCAAAGAGACCTTGACGACTCGTCAAGCAAGCTTTGGGTCCACATGCGAGCTCTCTGAAGAGTTCCTTAAGAAGG TCTCTGGCTCGGGTGTTGTTAGCAATCTCCTTTCTTGGGCCGAGTTCAAACTAAACAAGGAACTGAAGAAGACTGATGGAACCAAGAAGACAAGTATTGTTGGCATCCCTAAGCTGGAGGATGCAAATGACGCTGGTGGGAAGAACTCTGACAAGTGCACCTTGATCCTTACCGAGGGAGATTCAGCAAAGGCTCTAGCA ATGGCTGGTATAGGTGTAGTAGGAAGGGACCACTATGGCGTGTTTCCTCTCAGGGGTAAATTATTAAATGTGAGAGAAGCAAGCCATAAGCAGCTCATGGAGAATGCAGAGATCCAGAATATAAAGAAAATATTAGGTCTGCAGCATGAAAAGAAGTACGATAGTACGAAGGGCTTGAGATACGGCCACCTCATGATAATGACAGATCAG GACCATGATGGTTCCCACATCAAAGGGTTGCTGATCAATTTCATTCACAAAGAGTGGCCATCTCTCCTCAAAGTTCCTTCTTTCTTGGTTGAGTTCATCACTCCAATTATCAAG GCAACCAAGGGCAAAGCTGTCAAGGCATTTTACTCTATGCCAGACTATGAAGCATGGAAAGAGAGCTTAGGTGGAAATGCAAGTTCGTGGACTATAAAGTACTACAAG GGGCTGGGAACCAGCACAGCTCAAGAAGGTCGGGATTACTTTGAAGATATTACCCATCACAAGAAAGATTTTGTCTGGGCAGATGACAAAGAAGATGGTGAGGCTATTGAGTTAGCATTCAGCAAGAAAAAGATTGCTGAGAGAAAGGACTGGCTGACCAACTATCAG CCTGGAACTTGCCTTGACCAACGGGAGAAACGCATCAAGTACAGTGATTTTATCAACAAAGAGCTGATTCTCTTCTCGATGGCAGACCTTGAACGGTCAATACCTTCAATGGTCGATGGCTTTAAACCAGGACAGAGGAAGATTTTGTTTTGCTCGTTCAAGAAGAATTTGGTTAAAGAATCAAAG GTGGCACAGTTTATTGGTTATGTGTCAGAACACTCAGCATACCACCATGGTGAGCAGAGTCTAGCAAGCACAATTATAGGAATGGCTCAGGATTTTGTTGGCAGCAATAATATCAATCTTTTGGAGCCCCGTGGCCAGTTTGGTACCAGGAATGCG GGGGGCAAAGATGCTGCTAGTGCTAGGTACATCTTCACCAGATTACAACCTATCACCCGCTTAATTTTCCCAAAGGATGATGATGTTCTTCTGAACTATTTGAATGAAGATGGGCAGTCAATTGAACCCAGTTG GTATATGCCAATCATTCCCATGGTTTTGGTCAATGGAAGTGAAGGCATTGGCACTGGGTGGAGCACCTATGTCCCAAACTACAATCCAAGAGACATTATTGCTAATCTGAAAAGGTTGCTAAATAACGAGACTATCGTACCAATGGTTCCTTGGTACAGGGGGTTCAAG GGCTCTTTGAAGGAGACAAGTTCAAAGGCAACTGGTGTGACATATACCATCACTGGTGTTATAGAGGAAGTTGCTGACACCAGGCTTAAAATTACTGAGCTTCCCGTCCGCCGCTGGACTACAGATTACAAAGAATTTCTCGAATCCATGTGTCCTATTCCCattaaggaaaaggaaaagagcaaggacaagaacaaggacaagaagaaggaaaaggataaggacaaggaaaaggagaaggaaaagAGCAAGGAACCACCATTGTTAGAG GAAATAAGGTCGCAGTGTGATCATGCGGATGTAGATTTTGAGCTTATCCTGACAGAGCAAAACATGAATATAGCCAAGCAAGAAGGCCTTGAGAAGAAATTCAAGCTGACTACCACAATAGGAACAACAAACATGCACTTATTTGACTCAAATGGTAAAATCCGAAAATATGACACCCCAGAGGACG TACTTAAAGAGTTCTTTGATTTGAGGCTCGACTTCTATGTCAGACGAAAG AAAGTAATGTTGGAAAACATGGGGATTGAGTTGCTCAAGTATAAGAACAAAGTTAGGTTTATTCTTGCTGTTATTTCTGGGGACATCATAGTCAATAACAGGAAGAGGGCAGAGCTATTCCTGGAGCTGAAGCAGAAGAAATATGATCCTTTCCCAAAGAAAAAACCCACGGCTGAGCCAGTTGCTGTAGGATCTACAGAAGTAGATGAAGAAAATGATGAGGGTCCTGTTGAGGCAGCAGCAAGTGATTATGAGTATCTTCTCGCAATGTCTATTGGTACCTTGACTATGGAGAAGGTGAAGGAGCTCATCGCGCAGCAGGATAAGGTAGAGGAAGATCTGAATATCCTGAGTAATACAGAGCCAAATACTCTTTGGCTGGGAGACCTTGATGCTCTTGAGAAGGAACTGGAT GTGCTTGATGCAAAACTTGAAGCTGAGCAGAATGACAGATCACGCAAGCGTGCCAAAAACGCGAAGGAATCTAATGCAGCACCCAAGAGACAGCCTAAGAAGGCTGCGGCCAAGTCTCAGAAG GCAAATTTGGCTGGGAGCGACGATGAAGATTTTGAACCACCGAATCCGAAACCTGCAGCGCAAAAGAAGAAACCAGCACCCAAGAAG GCAAGTGCACCGGTGAAAGATGAAGAGGACGACGAAGTGGCTCATCTCAAAGACCGTCTGGCCGCTTATAATCTTGACGACTCCTCTCCAGAACCTAGTG CCATGGAAACAGAAGAACAGCAGAAGGCAAAGAAAGGGAGGAACGGACCAAGCAAGAGAGGCGCAGCGAAGAAGGCCATGTCATCCCTAGCTGAGTCCGATGACGAAGACATGGCAGAGCCCCACCATGAGAGCGAGGGTGGGGAGTCTTCCATGGAACTTGAGAAGAAGACCAAGGGAAGAAAGCCTGCTGCTGAGAAGCCGAAGGCTACCACCATCAGGAAGAGGGCGCCGGCTCAGAGCAAAGTCATGAAGCAGAAAGTGATGGAGGAAATACTCAAGCCTACTGATGACAGCAACCTCAGCGCTCCTTCCCCTGAGAAGAAGGTGCGCAGGATCAGGTCCTCCCCCTTCAACAAGAAGAGCGGCTCGCTTCTGCAGAGAGCGGCGAGCGCTTCAACAGGGGCAGAAGATGCCGAGGCTCCTCCTTCCGGCAGCTCTGCTGAGCCGGTTGCACCGAGAAGGACAGTAAGGGAGAGGAAGGTGACGGTAGTCTACGCGGATTCTGGGAGCGAAGATGATGAGTCCGAGGATGAAGATGCGTCGGAGCCGAGCGAATCTGACTACTCCGGTGAGGACTAG
- the LOC125518668 gene encoding uncharacterized protein LOC125518668 translates to MGSSRVEGLIPFIYKAIKEHRRSGSRAAAYRGADAEDDVDLGDTDQRRRWLEQELRSPLRAAAAPASAQAHGRNRSLEELAGQVGLSPGRRLPLPKARSVRAFACIGAGAA, encoded by the coding sequence ATGGGCAGCTCACGGGTGGAAGGCCTCATCCCCTTCATCTACAAGGCCATCAAGGAGCACCGCCGGAGCGGCAGCCGGGCCGCCGCCTACCGGGGCGCGGACGCGGAGGACGACGTGGACCTCGGCGACACGGACCAGAGGCGGCGCTGGCTGGAGCAGGAGCTGCGGTCGCcgctccgcgccgccgccgccccggcgtCGGCGCAGGCGCACGGGCGGAACCGGTCGCTGGAGGAGCTGGCCGGCCAGGTGGGGCTCTCGCCGGGCCGGCGGCTGCCGTTGCCCAAGGCCAGGAGCGTCCGCGCCTTCGCCTGCATCGGCGCCGGCGCCGCGTGA